From a single Paraburkholderia sp. D15 genomic region:
- a CDS encoding amino acid deaminase, whose protein sequence is MKVTNYQGATIDPYSKGLGMVPGTSIQLMDAARLEWNLLNEDVSLPAAVLYADRVEHNLKWMQAFVAEYGVKLAPHGKTTMAPQLFRRQLETGAWGITLATAHQVRAAYHGGVSRVLMANQLVGRHNMMMVAELLSDPDFEFFCLVDSVEGVEQLGEFFTSVKKPLQVLLELGVPGGRTGVRDDAQRTAVLDAIARYPDVLKLAGVELYEGVLKEEHEVREFLQSAVAITRALVDEDRFARTPAVLSGAGSAWYDVVAEEFVKASETGKVEVVLRPGCYLTHDVGVYRKAQTDIFARNPVAKKMGEGLLPALQLWAYVQSIPEPDRAIIGLGKRDAAFDAGMPEPSRHYRPGNEAPRDVEASEGWEIFGMMDQHAYLRIPAGADLKVGDMIAFDISHPCLTFDKWRQVLVVDPAYRVTEVIETFF, encoded by the coding sequence ATGAAAGTTACAAACTATCAGGGCGCAACGATTGATCCTTATAGCAAGGGCTTGGGCATGGTTCCGGGCACCAGCATCCAGTTGATGGATGCCGCGCGTCTCGAATGGAACCTGCTGAACGAGGACGTGAGCTTGCCGGCTGCCGTGCTCTACGCGGATCGCGTGGAACACAATCTGAAGTGGATGCAGGCGTTCGTCGCGGAATACGGTGTCAAGCTCGCGCCGCACGGCAAGACCACCATGGCGCCGCAACTGTTCCGCCGCCAACTGGAAACCGGCGCGTGGGGCATCACGCTCGCCACCGCGCATCAGGTGCGCGCCGCCTATCACGGCGGCGTGTCGCGCGTGCTGATGGCCAATCAACTGGTCGGCCGCCACAACATGATGATGGTCGCCGAGTTGCTGAGCGACCCGGACTTCGAGTTCTTCTGTCTGGTCGATTCCGTGGAAGGTGTCGAGCAACTGGGCGAGTTCTTCACGTCGGTGAAGAAGCCCCTGCAGGTGTTGCTCGAACTCGGCGTGCCGGGCGGCCGCACGGGTGTGCGCGACGACGCGCAGCGCACCGCGGTGCTCGATGCGATCGCGCGCTATCCGGATGTGCTGAAGCTGGCCGGCGTCGAGTTGTACGAGGGCGTGCTGAAGGAAGAACACGAAGTGCGCGAGTTCCTGCAAAGCGCGGTCGCGATCACGCGCGCGCTCGTCGACGAAGACCGCTTCGCGCGCACGCCGGCGGTGTTGTCGGGCGCGGGTTCGGCCTGGTACGACGTGGTCGCGGAGGAATTCGTGAAGGCGTCGGAAACCGGCAAGGTCGAGGTCGTGCTGCGCCCCGGCTGCTATTTGACGCATGACGTGGGCGTCTACCGCAAGGCGCAGACCGATATCTTCGCGCGTAATCCGGTGGCCAAAAAGATGGGCGAAGGTTTGCTGCCGGCGTTGCAATTGTGGGCGTACGTGCAGTCGATCCCCGAACCGGACCGCGCGATCATCGGCCTCGGCAAACGCGACGCCGCGTTCGACGCGGGCATGCCGGAACCGTCGCGTCACTATCGCCCGGGCAACGAAGCGCCGCGCGACGTCGAGGCGAGCGAAGGCTGGGAAATCTTCGGGATGATGGATCAGCACGCCTACCTGCGGATTCCCGCCGGCGCCGATCTGAAGGTGGGCGACATGATCGCGTTCGACATCTCGCACCCCTGCCTGACGTTCGACAAGTGGCGTCAGGTGCTGGTGGTCGATCCGGCTTATCGCGTCACCGAAGTGATCGAGACGTTTTTCTGA
- a CDS encoding MDR family MFS transporter → MAVHTAAHHSSGQVLPFRESLLAMLGISFVTMLVALDQTVVGTALPTIVAELKGFELYAWVATSYLLTSVITVPIFGRLGDYYGRKPFVIASIVVFTGASVLCGAANSMLFLVLARGLQGIGGGMLVGTAFACIPDLFPDSVVRLRWQVLMSSAFGIANAVGPSLGGFLTQYYGWRSVFYVNLPVGLLSLFFVWRFLPHLRHVEHTGKMRLDWPGAALIAVALGSLQLFVELLPKHGVTLGALALLVLSVASAYALWQWEKRCPTAILPVDMFRNRSLAALFTLAVLGGFSMFSLLFYAPLLFQGGFGMSPKEAGLVITPLVVFITIGSIANGRIVSRVRNPNLMLYVGFALLAFACLGVVVATRAMPQWLLMSFMVIGGLGLGFVMPNLTIFAQQTAGREHLGIATALLQSLRMIGGMIGTALTGTLVTHMYASGVRSALENDHASQWFNDLGDPQILINRDAQDTLLGQLTHAGHNGAMLLESAREALVAAIHLGLAMAAVIAVVSVWQSRRVPPVKLQRKLEPVIHAD, encoded by the coding sequence ATGGCTGTCCATACCGCCGCCCACCATTCGAGTGGGCAAGTCTTACCGTTCCGTGAATCGCTACTGGCGATGCTCGGCATCTCCTTCGTCACGATGCTCGTCGCGCTCGACCAAACCGTGGTCGGCACCGCGCTGCCCACCATCGTGGCCGAACTCAAGGGCTTCGAGCTGTACGCGTGGGTCGCCACGTCGTATCTGCTGACCTCGGTCATCACCGTGCCGATTTTCGGCCGGCTCGGCGATTACTACGGGCGCAAGCCGTTCGTGATCGCGTCGATCGTCGTGTTCACCGGCGCGTCCGTGCTGTGCGGCGCGGCGAACAGCATGCTGTTCCTCGTGCTCGCGCGCGGGCTGCAAGGCATCGGCGGCGGCATGCTGGTCGGCACCGCGTTCGCGTGCATCCCCGATCTGTTTCCCGACTCCGTGGTGCGTTTGCGCTGGCAGGTGCTGATGAGTTCGGCGTTCGGCATCGCCAACGCGGTGGGGCCGTCGCTCGGCGGTTTCCTCACGCAGTACTACGGCTGGCGGTCGGTGTTCTATGTGAATCTGCCGGTCGGCTTGCTGTCGTTGTTTTTTGTCTGGCGTTTTCTGCCGCACCTCCGGCATGTCGAGCACACAGGTAAGATGCGGCTCGACTGGCCCGGCGCCGCGTTGATCGCCGTCGCGCTCGGCTCGCTGCAACTGTTCGTCGAATTGCTGCCCAAGCATGGCGTCACGCTGGGCGCACTCGCGCTGCTCGTGTTGAGCGTCGCGTCCGCCTACGCGCTGTGGCAATGGGAAAAGCGTTGCCCGACCGCGATCCTGCCCGTCGACATGTTCCGCAATCGCAGCCTGGCCGCGCTCTTCACGCTGGCCGTGCTGGGCGGCTTCTCGATGTTCTCGCTGCTGTTCTACGCGCCGCTGCTGTTCCAGGGCGGCTTCGGCATGTCGCCGAAAGAAGCGGGGCTGGTGATCACGCCACTGGTGGTGTTCATCACGATCGGCAGTATCGCGAACGGGCGGATCGTGTCGCGTGTGCGCAATCCGAATCTGATGCTGTACGTCGGTTTCGCGCTTCTCGCATTCGCCTGTCTCGGCGTGGTCGTCGCGACGCGCGCGATGCCGCAATGGCTGCTGATGTCGTTCATGGTGATCGGCGGATTGGGGCTGGGCTTCGTGATGCCGAATCTGACGATCTTCGCGCAGCAGACCGCCGGCCGCGAGCACCTTGGTATCGCGACAGCGCTGCTGCAGTCGCTGCGGATGATCGGCGGGATGATCGGCACGGCGTTGACCGGCACGCTGGTCACGCATATGTACGCGAGCGGCGTGCGCAGCGCGCTGGAGAACGACCACGCGTCGCAATGGTTCAACGATCTCGGCGATCCGCAGATCCTGATCAATCGCGACGCGCAGGACACCTTGCTCGGTCAGTTGACGCACGCCGGCCACAACGGCGCGATGCTGCTCGAAAGCGCGCGCGAGGCGCTCGTCGCGGCGATCCATCTCGGGCTCGCGATGGCGGCGGTGATTGCCGTGGTGTCGGTATGGCAAAGCCGCCGGGTGCCGCCGGTCAAGCTGCAACGCAAGCTCGAACCGGTGATTCACGCGGATTGA
- a CDS encoding MurR/RpiR family transcriptional regulator — translation MNSTAEPLAFDIVARIAECAPELRSAERKVAALILDDLTGASRASIGALAQQAEVSVATVTRFAKAVGCRDVRELKLRLAQAAAVGQRFLQAGGASDAPEPIATRVFDELQTALAHNHQLLRQAPFGEAAAALRAARMIYVFGMGGGSTALADEMRFRLVRLGRPVATYQDGLLQRMVASTVSRECVVIALSTTGRVPEMLENCKIARSYGASVIALTAPASPLARVADWVIPIVAFETDFIYKPSSSRYAMMMALDVLVTELAVSQGDESRELLRRMKHALDAHRGGGDRQPLGD, via the coding sequence ATGAACTCAACCGCCGAACCGCTGGCTTTCGATATCGTCGCGCGCATCGCGGAATGCGCGCCGGAGCTGCGCTCGGCCGAACGCAAGGTCGCCGCGCTGATTCTCGACGACCTGACGGGCGCTTCGCGCGCCAGCATCGGTGCGCTGGCGCAGCAGGCCGAGGTGAGTGTCGCGACCGTCACGCGCTTCGCGAAGGCCGTCGGTTGCCGGGATGTGCGCGAGTTGAAGCTGCGCCTCGCGCAGGCGGCTGCCGTCGGTCAGCGCTTCCTGCAGGCGGGTGGCGCAAGCGACGCGCCCGAGCCGATCGCCACGCGTGTGTTCGACGAATTGCAGACGGCGCTCGCGCATAACCATCAACTGTTACGGCAGGCGCCGTTCGGCGAAGCGGCGGCTGCCTTGCGCGCCGCGCGGATGATCTACGTGTTCGGCATGGGCGGCGGTTCGACCGCACTCGCCGACGAGATGCGCTTTCGCCTCGTCAGGCTCGGCCGGCCGGTCGCGACGTATCAGGACGGCTTGCTGCAGCGCATGGTGGCGAGCACGGTGTCGCGCGAATGCGTGGTGATCGCGCTGTCCACCACCGGGCGCGTGCCGGAGATGCTGGAGAACTGCAAGATCGCGCGCAGCTACGGCGCGAGCGTGATCGCGTTGACCGCGCCGGCGTCGCCGCTGGCCAGGGTTGCCGATTGGGTGATCCCGATCGTCGCGTTCGAAACCGATTTCATTTACAAGCCGTCGTCGTCGCGCTACGCGATGATGATGGCGCTCGATGTGCTCGTCACCGAACTCGCCGTCAGCCAGGGCGACGAGAGCCGCGAATTGCTGCGCCGCATGAAGCACGCGCTCGACGCGCACCGCGGCGGCGGCGATCGACAACCGTTAGGAGACTGA
- a CDS encoding CHRD domain-containing protein, which produces MIALRKLNLAVVVWALASGAAFADTVALKADLEPSSEVPPRVSHGHGMLNATFDTSTKSLQWTVTYEGLSGPATAAHFHGPAPVGQNAKVQVPIDKDALASPIKGSAALTEQQVTDLMAGQWYFNVHTAQNPTGEIRGQVLPAN; this is translated from the coding sequence ATGATTGCGCTGCGAAAATTGAATCTGGCTGTGGTGGTGTGGGCGTTGGCGTCGGGTGCCGCGTTCGCGGATACGGTGGCGTTGAAGGCGGATCTCGAACCGTCGAGCGAAGTGCCGCCGCGTGTGAGTCACGGGCACGGCATGCTGAACGCCACGTTCGATACCTCGACCAAATCCTTGCAATGGACCGTCACGTACGAAGGCTTGAGCGGTCCCGCGACCGCCGCGCACTTCCACGGTCCGGCGCCGGTGGGGCAGAACGCCAAGGTGCAGGTGCCGATCGACAAGGACGCGCTGGCCAGTCCGATCAAGGGCTCGGCGGCGCTCACCGAACAGCAGGTGACCGATCTGATGGCTGGGCAGTGGTACTTCAACGTCCACACCGCGCAGAATCCGACCGGTGAGATTCGCGGCCAGGTTTTGCCGGCGAATTAA
- a CDS encoding transporter substrate-binding domain-containing protein, with the protein MRRVFRRLSLCLLALFFLCVGQEPGFAQASGDVARAEGTREVPAKLVVGVLAGGWLPFESLQDGALSGMSIDYLRALLGPDTRIEAQTFPDLPHLLAAACAGQVDLVTSIARTPERERCLKFTAPYFRSSVSAVVRRDGETYTTSTQLRATRIAVEKSFALERLLRERFPRARFQTFANTRAALDAVVLGHADVYLGFTPTVRHALATEDFRALHVAFEEASKTSELRFGVPPGQIALRDRLNRALASLDPAHDAALRARWLSGNFDAQPVPGVPSLLLTPQEKSWLASLPPLPVGFDSGWPPFSYVDDAGRPSGVAADYLSYLSRTLGIVFTRAPIGNWPATIEAFQRGELALVATASSGDPRLKDARFSQPYESYPLVIVGRDDEPVARSPGDFAARRIVVPSHIAGAAPHALEGIEPGHIAITPSLDDALAMVAANEADVLIGNVAAVDIALKRRYDNVLKILGMAGDADALSFAVRADLSPLDQLIDRALRAMPLAERQRIRQKWINGREPETGTWSVTALRLLPLLIGIGVVLLVTLRACLLLQHEVRLRRKIERDLALQLSFQETMMKMVPYPLVAKDFDGRYIAVNQAYEEACGLPREAVIGRTATEVQCWGEANSRILDRMTREMLKGGETAQAELQFERKDGDLRHGLFWTSSCRDSDGKPVCVLGTMVDITDIRRAEMLARETERRLFDVTRSLPAVVFQLRRTADGVYSFPYIGGDTRHLPGGVGAANPGKVDFRRVCEQDRGFVIAELEHSARCETPVHLEFRFKGDGGLSWVRAELVPRREAAGSVVWSGFWVDASVERARSEELARARDVAEAASRAKDDFFAMMSHEIRTPMNGVLGLVEVLERTPLNADQSEMLSMIHESAGALLQILDDLLDYSKIDAGRLTIEAEPIDIRELVDNAVGLLAGRAHEKGLKVRVDIAPQVAALVRGDSVRFRQILFNLLGNAIKFTPAGEVDVRVSVVAQTDGAQTLEMTVADTGIGIAPDVQAKLFEPFVQAESSTTRRFGGTGLGLTICRKLIELMEGSLALQSEPGCGTRMTVRLGMPVEALHYSVSALRGKRAVVVTGDVRVARALMHFGKALGLELRHVAPGSDELGDRLMFARLDLLFATEDVRLPEGVLPASRIVCLTEKPKPTGYRIIDDKVRVSVNPISWRGLGAACAAALTGLPTVAPRLAGMRSAEGGAVPPDRERAIASGRLILVAEDHPVNQELIRHQLALLGFACDVANDGAEALAALEHTRYGCLITDCHMPNLSGYELTRRIRAKEASGEHRLPILGITANTAPEDLNLCREAGMDDSLVKPTRLATLRDYLSRWFGASVGTSAGVGSGIGSGSINSGGTDSAAHDSPAEATSASIPAVQPSTGSAQQGSEPFTPVDLSYMTQLWGSESTVKALLDSFVSSVREDMAALAPLLEQKQTERVREWLHRVAGAASVLQYSPLFKALEAYRRDISGMSPEQVRVDGLALISTCNAMLDGIEQQAALLS; encoded by the coding sequence GCGGGGCAGGTCGATCTGGTGACGAGTATCGCGCGTACGCCGGAGCGTGAGCGGTGCCTGAAATTTACCGCGCCGTATTTCCGCTCGTCGGTGTCGGCGGTGGTTCGCCGCGACGGCGAAACTTATACGACGTCAACGCAGTTGCGCGCCACACGCATCGCCGTCGAAAAGAGTTTTGCACTCGAGCGCCTGCTGCGCGAGCGTTTTCCGCGAGCACGTTTCCAGACCTTTGCCAATACGCGTGCCGCGCTCGACGCGGTGGTGCTCGGTCACGCTGATGTCTATCTCGGTTTTACGCCGACCGTGCGCCATGCACTCGCCACCGAGGATTTCCGCGCGCTGCACGTGGCGTTCGAAGAGGCCAGCAAAACCTCGGAACTGCGCTTCGGCGTGCCGCCTGGCCAGATCGCGCTGCGCGACCGGCTCAACCGCGCGCTCGCGTCGCTCGATCCCGCGCACGACGCGGCCCTGCGTGCACGCTGGCTGTCCGGCAACTTCGACGCGCAACCCGTGCCCGGCGTGCCGAGTCTTCTGCTCACGCCACAGGAAAAATCCTGGCTCGCGTCCTTGCCGCCATTGCCGGTCGGATTCGATAGCGGCTGGCCGCCGTTCAGCTATGTCGACGACGCCGGTCGTCCGTCGGGCGTCGCCGCCGACTATCTCTCCTATCTGAGCCGCACATTGGGCATCGTGTTCACTCGTGCGCCGATCGGAAATTGGCCCGCCACGATCGAAGCCTTCCAGCGCGGTGAACTCGCGCTGGTCGCGACGGCGTCCAGCGGCGATCCGAGGCTCAAGGACGCACGGTTTAGCCAGCCGTACGAGAGCTACCCACTGGTTATCGTCGGTCGCGACGACGAGCCGGTCGCGCGTTCGCCCGGCGACTTCGCGGCGCGCCGGATCGTGGTGCCATCGCATATCGCCGGTGCCGCGCCGCACGCGCTCGAGGGTATCGAGCCGGGACACATCGCGATCACGCCCAGTCTCGACGATGCGCTCGCCATGGTCGCGGCGAACGAGGCGGACGTACTGATCGGCAACGTCGCGGCGGTCGACATCGCGCTCAAGCGCCGCTATGACAACGTGCTCAAGATTCTCGGCATGGCCGGCGATGCCGACGCGCTCAGCTTCGCCGTGCGCGCAGACCTGAGTCCACTCGACCAGTTGATCGATCGTGCGTTGCGGGCCATGCCGCTGGCGGAGAGACAGCGCATCAGGCAGAAGTGGATCAATGGCCGCGAGCCGGAAACGGGCACGTGGAGCGTGACCGCGCTTCGATTGCTGCCGTTGCTGATCGGCATCGGCGTTGTCTTGCTGGTGACGCTGCGCGCCTGCCTGTTGCTGCAGCATGAGGTTCGCCTGCGTCGCAAGATCGAACGCGATCTGGCGTTGCAACTGAGCTTCCAGGAAACCATGATGAAGATGGTGCCCTATCCGCTGGTCGCGAAAGACTTCGACGGGCGTTACATCGCCGTCAACCAGGCGTACGAGGAAGCTTGCGGACTGCCGCGTGAAGCGGTGATCGGACGCACCGCGACCGAAGTCCAGTGCTGGGGAGAAGCCAACAGCCGCATTCTCGACAGGATGACTCGCGAGATGCTCAAGGGCGGCGAAACCGCGCAGGCGGAACTGCAGTTCGAGCGCAAGGACGGCGATCTGCGTCACGGTCTGTTCTGGACCAGCAGTTGCCGGGACAGCGACGGCAAGCCGGTTTGCGTGCTCGGCACCATGGTCGATATCACCGACATCCGCCGCGCCGAAATGCTCGCGCGCGAAACCGAGCGGCGTCTGTTCGACGTGACGCGCTCATTGCCGGCCGTGGTGTTCCAGCTACGCCGTACAGCGGACGGCGTGTACTCGTTTCCGTATATCGGCGGCGATACGCGGCATCTGCCGGGTGGCGTCGGCGCGGCGAATCCCGGCAAGGTCGACTTCAGGCGCGTGTGCGAGCAGGACCGCGGCTTTGTGATCGCGGAACTGGAGCATTCGGCGCGTTGCGAGACGCCGGTGCATCTGGAGTTTCGCTTCAAGGGGGACGGCGGACTGAGCTGGGTGCGTGCGGAACTGGTGCCGCGTCGCGAAGCGGCCGGCAGTGTCGTGTGGAGCGGTTTCTGGGTCGACGCGAGCGTCGAACGCGCGCGCTCCGAGGAATTGGCGCGGGCGCGCGACGTGGCCGAGGCCGCCTCGCGCGCCAAGGACGATTTTTTCGCGATGATGAGCCATGAAATCCGCACGCCGATGAACGGCGTGCTGGGTCTCGTCGAAGTGCTGGAGCGCACGCCGCTTAACGCGGATCAGAGCGAAATGCTGAGCATGATTCACGAGTCGGCCGGCGCGTTGCTGCAAATCCTCGACGATCTGCTCGACTATTCGAAGATCGACGCCGGTCGGCTCACCATCGAGGCCGAGCCCATCGACATACGCGAACTGGTCGATAACGCGGTCGGCCTGCTCGCGGGCCGCGCGCACGAGAAGGGGCTGAAAGTGCGCGTGGATATCGCGCCGCAGGTCGCCGCGCTGGTGCGGGGCGACAGCGTGCGCTTCCGGCAGATTCTGTTCAATCTTCTCGGCAACGCCATCAAGTTCACGCCGGCGGGCGAGGTCGACGTGCGCGTGTCGGTCGTCGCGCAAACCGATGGCGCGCAGACGCTTGAAATGACGGTGGCGGACACGGGTATCGGCATTGCGCCCGACGTGCAGGCGAAGCTTTTCGAGCCGTTCGTGCAGGCGGAGTCATCGACCACGCGCCGGTTCGGTGGCACCGGGCTCGGCTTGACGATCTGCCGCAAGCTGATCGAACTGATGGAGGGCTCGCTCGCGCTGCAGAGCGAACCCGGTTGCGGCACGCGCATGACCGTGCGGCTCGGCATGCCGGTCGAGGCGTTGCATTACTCGGTCAGCGCGTTGCGTGGCAAGCGCGCGGTCGTGGTGACCGGCGACGTGCGCGTCGCCCGGGCTCTCATGCATTTCGGCAAGGCGCTTGGGCTCGAACTGCGTCATGTCGCGCCTGGCTCGGACGAACTCGGCGACCGCCTGATGTTTGCCAGGCTGGACCTGTTATTCGCGACCGAAGACGTGCGATTGCCGGAAGGCGTTCTGCCTGCCTCGCGCATCGTCTGTCTGACGGAAAAGCCGAAGCCCACCGGTTATCGCATCATCGACGACAAGGTGCGGGTTAGCGTCAATCCGATTTCCTGGCGCGGGCTCGGCGCCGCGTGTGCGGCGGCGCTGACCGGGCTGCCGACAGTGGCGCCGCGTCTCGCGGGCATGCGCTCCGCCGAAGGCGGCGCCGTGCCGCCGGACCGGGAGCGCGCGATTGCCAGCGGCCGCTTGATCCTCGTCGCGGAGGATCATCCGGTCAATCAGGAGTTGATCCGTCATCAACTGGCGCTGCTCGGCTTTGCCTGCGATGTCGCGAACGATGGCGCCGAGGCGTTGGCCGCACTGGAGCATACCCGCTACGGCTGTTTGATCACGGATTGCCATATGCCGAATCTGTCCGGCTACGAACTCACACGGCGGATTCGCGCGAAAGAGGCGAGCGGCGAGCATCGTTTGCCGATTCTGGGCATCACGGCGAACACGGCACCGGAAGATCTGAATCTGTGCCGCGAAGCAGGCATGGATGACAGCCTCGTGAAACCGACGCGGCTCGCTACGTTGCGCGATTATCTGAGCCGCTGGTTCGGCGCGAGTGTTGGTACCAGCGCCGGCGTGGGCTCGGGCATCGGCTCCGGTTCGATAAACAGCGGCGGCACCGATTCCGCAGCGCACGACTCACCCGCCGAGGCGACGAGCGCGTCGATTCCCGCAGTCCAGCCGTCCACAGGTAGCGCACAGCAGGGCAGCGAACCGTTCACGCCGGTCGATCTCAGCTATATGACGCAACTGTGGGGCAGTGAATCGACGGTCAAGGCGTTGCTCGATTCGTTCGTCTCGTCGGTGCGCGAGGATATGGCGGCGTTGGCGCCGCTGCTCGAGCAAAAACAGACCGAACGTGTGCGGGAATGGCTGCATCGGGTGGCGGGCGCGGCGAGCGTGTTGCAATATTCGCCACTGTTCAAGGCGCTCGAAGCATATCGCCGCGACATCAGCGGCATGTCGCCGGAACAGGTGCGCGTGGATGGGCTGGCACTGATCTCGACGTGCAATGCCATGCTCGACGGCATCGAGCAGCAGGCAGCGTTGTTGTCCTGA
- a CDS encoding MarR family winged helix-turn-helix transcriptional regulator — protein MEEQDHVAVMQQFGRTYRAFMSAFEAQVGHPLPRWRILLALHDQDGESSQKRLVERLRVDPGALTRQLKALEGLGWIARSMDERDNRVTNVRLTDAGMAAIRESLPRRKVFIHDTMAALPDDVLGALSGALKMLEARIGEVVSEANDVPDAAATQPAGATHEEAPARS, from the coding sequence ATGGAAGAACAGGATCACGTCGCCGTCATGCAGCAATTCGGGCGCACTTACCGGGCGTTCATGTCGGCGTTCGAGGCGCAGGTCGGCCACCCGTTGCCGCGCTGGCGTATCCTGCTCGCGCTGCACGATCAGGACGGCGAGTCGTCGCAGAAGCGGCTGGTGGAGCGTTTGCGGGTGGATCCGGGCGCGCTGACGCGGCAATTGAAAGCGCTCGAAGGGCTCGGCTGGATCGCCCGCAGCATGGACGAGCGCGACAACCGCGTGACCAATGTGCGGCTGACCGACGCCGGTATGGCCGCGATCCGCGAAAGCCTGCCGCGCCGCAAGGTGTTCATTCACGACACCATGGCGGCGTTGCCGGACGACGTGCTGGGCGCGCTGTCGGGTGCGTTGAAGATGCTCGAAGCGCGGATCGGCGAAGTGGTCTCGGAGGCGAACGACGTGCCGGATGCGGCCGCCACGCAACCGGCCGGTGCAACTCACGAAGAAGCGCCGGCGAGAAGTTAA
- a CDS encoding EcsC family protein, with the protein MEPSSLAAQSLSDEDLAALRRAKHELESPALAMKLASIVGSPLEKLMSRMPAFANAKVTDATELALRKCLSIALRTLGRRDAAPLIVPDRPSNLLHKFAVATTGAAGGAFGLFALPVELPVTTTLMFRSICDIARSEGEDLSSIDTQLQCLTVLGMGGTSSADDDADFGYFIMRGALAQAVSKASSEIATKGFTAHGSAALLRLLNTIAARFSVQVSEQIAAKSIPAIGAVLGAMVNTVFIDHFQQVAHGHFTVRRLERQYGEAVIEAAYQTIDIALDG; encoded by the coding sequence ATGGAGCCGAGTTCGCTCGCAGCACAATCCTTATCGGACGAAGACCTCGCCGCACTGCGGCGCGCCAAACACGAACTGGAAAGCCCGGCGTTGGCGATGAAACTGGCCAGCATCGTCGGTTCGCCGCTGGAGAAGCTGATGTCGCGCATGCCGGCGTTCGCCAACGCCAAGGTCACCGACGCCACCGAGCTGGCCTTGCGCAAATGCCTGTCGATCGCGCTGCGCACGCTCGGCCGGCGCGACGCGGCGCCGTTGATCGTGCCCGACCGGCCGAGCAACCTGCTGCACAAGTTCGCGGTGGCGACCACCGGCGCGGCCGGCGGGGCGTTCGGGCTGTTCGCGCTGCCGGTGGAGTTGCCGGTGACGACCACGCTGATGTTCCGCTCGATCTGCGACATTGCGCGCAGCGAGGGCGAGGATCTGAGCTCGATCGATACCCAGCTGCAATGCCTGACCGTGCTCGGCATGGGCGGCACCTCCAGCGCCGACGACGACGCCGACTTCGGCTACTTCATCATGCGCGGCGCGCTGGCGCAGGCGGTGTCGAAGGCGTCGTCCGAAATCGCGACGAAGGGTTTCACCGCGCATGGCTCGGCGGCCTTGCTTCGCCTGCTCAACACCATCGCCGCGCGCTTCTCGGTGCAGGTCAGCGAACAGATCGCCGCGAAATCGATTCCGGCGATCGGCGCGGTACTCGGCGCGATGGTCAACACGGTGTTCATCGACCATTTCCAGCAGGTCGCGCACGGCCACTTCACCGTGCGGCGGCTGGAGCGGCAGTATGGCGAGGCAGTGATCGAAGCGGCCTATCAAACCATCGACATCGCGCTCGACGGCTGA
- a CDS encoding alpha/beta hydrolase, with product MSWQSALACWYLRRQFRPETQKPRINVERARALTAKRVWSPRVPGGWRLRELYSANDTPLRGEWLEPASESSSLRDGPTVLYCHGGGYYFCSPQTHRALVFGLATRADAAVFSLGYRLAPEHRFPAALDDATAAYRRLIADGIAPKSIVIAGDSAGGGLALATLVALRDAGDPLPAGGLLFSPWTDLAATGDSIRTNDGRDPMFSGPAIGPAAKLYLGDTPATHPHASPVYADLHGLPPLFMMAGDTEVLLDDSRRVADNARAAGVECEFEVWKNVPHVWPIFTPFLPEAKRALDRSAAFVRRVTSGAAPSTQPSSAMSMV from the coding sequence ATGAGCTGGCAAAGCGCACTCGCATGCTGGTATCTGCGCCGGCAGTTTCGCCCTGAAACTCAGAAGCCGCGTATCAACGTCGAACGGGCGCGGGCGCTGACCGCGAAACGGGTATGGTCGCCGCGCGTGCCTGGCGGCTGGCGTCTGCGTGAGTTGTACAGCGCTAACGACACGCCCTTGCGAGGCGAATGGCTCGAACCCGCGAGCGAATCGTCATCGCTTCGCGACGGCCCCACCGTGCTGTATTGCCACGGCGGCGGCTACTACTTCTGTTCTCCGCAAACGCATCGCGCGCTGGTGTTCGGCCTCGCGACGCGCGCCGATGCCGCCGTCTTTTCGCTCGGCTACCGGCTCGCGCCCGAGCATCGTTTTCCGGCCGCGCTGGATGACGCCACCGCCGCGTATCGTCGATTGATCGCGGACGGCATCGCACCGAAGTCGATCGTGATCGCCGGCGATTCGGCCGGCGGTGGGCTCGCGCTGGCCACCCTGGTGGCGTTGCGGGACGCCGGCGATCCGCTGCCGGCCGGCGGTCTGCTGTTCTCGCCGTGGACCGATCTCGCGGCGACGGGCGACAGCATCCGCACCAACGATGGCCGAGACCCGATGTTCAGCGGTCCCGCGATCGGTCCGGCCGCGAAGCTGTATCTGGGCGACACGCCCGCCACGCATCCGCATGCGTCGCCGGTCTACGCGGACCTGCACGGTTTGCCGCCGCTCTTCATGATGGCGGGCGACACCGAAGTGTTGCTCGACGACTCCCGGCGTGTGGCCGACAACGCGCGAGCGGCGGGCGTCGAATGCGAATTCGAGGTGTGGAAAAACGTGCCGCACGTGTGGCCGATCTTCACGCCGTTCCTGCCCGAAGCGAAGCGCGCGCTCGATCGTTCGGCAGCGTTCGTGCGGCGCGTGACGAGCGGCGCCGCGCCGTCCACTCAGCCGTCGAGCGCGATGTCGATGGTTTGA